One window from the genome of Engraulis encrasicolus isolate BLACKSEA-1 chromosome 16, IST_EnEncr_1.0, whole genome shotgun sequence encodes:
- the tmod1 gene encoding tropomodulin-1 isoform X2: MALRKQMEKYRDVDEDELLKKLSEEELQRLEDELEELDPDNALLPAGYRQKDQTKKAPTGNFERDSLLAHLEKQAKEHPDREDLVPYTGEKRGKAWVPKKKVVDPILDDVTLEPELEEALANATDAELCDIAAILGMHKLMSNQQYYDSLGSSNIVNKQGLNSVIQCAQYKPVPDEQPNDTDVEETLERIQRNDPDLIEVNLNNIKNIPVPVLKAYAEALAENSVVERFSIVGTRSNDPVANALAEMLKVNTTLKSLNVESNFITGAGILALVASLQSNTTLLELKIDNQSQPLGNKVEMEIASMLEKNTTLLKFGYHFTQQGPRLRGSNAMMSNNDLVRKRRFEGGPMFPKCRTNV; the protein is encoded by the exons ATGGCATTGAGGAAACAGATGGAAAAGTATCGGGATGTGGATGAAGATGAGCTGCTGAAAAAACTATCAGAAGAAGAGTTGCAAAGGCTAGAAGATGAGTTGGAGGAGCTTGATCCTGAT AATGCTTTATTGCCTGCTGGCTACAGACAGAAGGACCAGACCAAGAAAGCTCCTACTGGAAACTTCGAGAGAGATAGTTTATTGGCTCATTTGGAGAAGCAAGCCAAAGAACATCCAGACAGGGAGGACCTAGTTCCCTATACTGGGGAAAAGAGAG GTAAAGCTTGGGTGCCTAAAAAGAAGGTGGTAGATCCCATCCTGGATGACGTGACACTGGAGCCAGAACTGGAGGAAGCTTTGGCAAACGCCACTGATGCTGAACTGTGTGACATAGCTG CCATTCTGGGAATGCATAAGCTGATGAGTAATCAGCAGTACTATGATTCCCTGGGCAGCAGCAATATCGTCAACAAACAGGGTCTAAACA GTGTTATTCAGTGTGCCCAATATAAGCCAGTTCCTGATGAGCAACCAAATGACACTGATGTTGAAGAAACACTTGAAAGGATTCAGCGCAATGACCCTGATCTCATAGAGGTCAACCTGAACAATATTAAG AACATTCCTGTTCCGGTACTGAAGGCCTATGCAGAGGCGCTAGCAGAGAACAGTGTTGTGGAACGCTTTAGCATCGTGGGAACTAGAAGTAATGATCCTGTGGCTAAT GCCTTGGCAGAGATGTTGAAAGTGAACACCACTCTGAAGAGTCTGAATGTGGAGTCCAACTTCATCACAGGGGCTGGCATCCTGGCGCTCGTTGCATCTCTGCAGTCAAACACTACGTTACTGGAACTCAAGATCGACAATCAG AGTCAGCCATTGGGCAataaggtggagatggagatcgCAAGTATGCTTGAGAAGAACACCACACTATTGAAGTTTGGCTACCATTTCACCCAGCAAGGACCACGACTCCGTGGATCGAATGCTATGATGAGCAACAACGATCTGG TAAGAAAGAGAAGGTTTGAAGGAGGCCCCATGTTCCCCAAATGTCGGACAAATGTATAA
- the tmod1 gene encoding tropomodulin-1 isoform X1, translating into MALRKQMEKYRDVDEDELLKKLSEEELQRLEDELEELDPDNALLPAGYRQKDQTKKAPTGNFERDSLLAHLEKQAKEHPDREDLVPYTGEKRGKAWVPKKKVVDPILDDVTLEPELEEALANATDAELCDIAAILGMHKLMSNQQYYDSLGSSNIVNKQGLNSVIQCAQYKPVPDEQPNDTDVEETLERIQRNDPDLIEVNLNNIKNIPVPVLKAYAEALAENSVVERFSIVGTRSNDPVANALAEMLKVNTTLKSLNVESNFITGAGILALVASLQSNTTLLELKIDNQSQPLGNKVEMEIASMLEKNTTLLKFGYHFTQQGPRLRGSNAMMSNNDLARVIRSDSDGSFTLTLSVPELEKAFGKKFKSKSKSNKKEKV; encoded by the exons ATGGCATTGAGGAAACAGATGGAAAAGTATCGGGATGTGGATGAAGATGAGCTGCTGAAAAAACTATCAGAAGAAGAGTTGCAAAGGCTAGAAGATGAGTTGGAGGAGCTTGATCCTGAT AATGCTTTATTGCCTGCTGGCTACAGACAGAAGGACCAGACCAAGAAAGCTCCTACTGGAAACTTCGAGAGAGATAGTTTATTGGCTCATTTGGAGAAGCAAGCCAAAGAACATCCAGACAGGGAGGACCTAGTTCCCTATACTGGGGAAAAGAGAG GTAAAGCTTGGGTGCCTAAAAAGAAGGTGGTAGATCCCATCCTGGATGACGTGACACTGGAGCCAGAACTGGAGGAAGCTTTGGCAAACGCCACTGATGCTGAACTGTGTGACATAGCTG CCATTCTGGGAATGCATAAGCTGATGAGTAATCAGCAGTACTATGATTCCCTGGGCAGCAGCAATATCGTCAACAAACAGGGTCTAAACA GTGTTATTCAGTGTGCCCAATATAAGCCAGTTCCTGATGAGCAACCAAATGACACTGATGTTGAAGAAACACTTGAAAGGATTCAGCGCAATGACCCTGATCTCATAGAGGTCAACCTGAACAATATTAAG AACATTCCTGTTCCGGTACTGAAGGCCTATGCAGAGGCGCTAGCAGAGAACAGTGTTGTGGAACGCTTTAGCATCGTGGGAACTAGAAGTAATGATCCTGTGGCTAAT GCCTTGGCAGAGATGTTGAAAGTGAACACCACTCTGAAGAGTCTGAATGTGGAGTCCAACTTCATCACAGGGGCTGGCATCCTGGCGCTCGTTGCATCTCTGCAGTCAAACACTACGTTACTGGAACTCAAGATCGACAATCAG AGTCAGCCATTGGGCAataaggtggagatggagatcgCAAGTATGCTTGAGAAGAACACCACACTATTGAAGTTTGGCTACCATTTCACCCAGCAAGGACCACGACTCCGTGGATCGAATGCTATGATGAGCAACAACGATCTGG CACGAGTGATCCGTTCAGATTCGGATGGTTCCTTTACCCTAACCTTGTCTGTACCAGAGCTGGAGAAGGCCTTTGGTAAAAAAttcaagagcaagagcaagagcaa TAAGAAAGAGAAGGTTTGA
- the LOC134464932 gene encoding tudor domain-containing protein 7A-like, with product MAELVSYQRSFEKPTSANLPASPLRTYGPTPPRAVPVVEELTPTLMQHNQQQLKQLLSKCRNGVWLSKIPELYLKAFKEDMHPAAVKDLVNWTDICCVEKPGTSQIVDRLVYPAINMPVKPVSVVPPHPLGISPQKSTPASTQTSPIPPITKPCAPQTSPIPPLTKPCAPQARPCATQTSPMAPLTKSCAPQASTRPTQTSPIPPLTKPRAPQASTRPTQTSPIPPLTKPRAPQTSPMPPQTRPHTPPTSPIPPQTSTPQPKPCPPLRKPLTPSQKAPPLPTPPHSPVIISADDKQKLRVLLEKHSGGLWADSLPTLFQKTFESTLPSQVMEDLSVLSDSCVVEYPTPTKDKAILYPIAIMEDDTPQTPVVLPHQRIATPLAPPLSPPDEDNLSVLVVEALSTNSLVIRYVGPGYSEALADMEDSMKKFYDDKLQSGAPCVLLPKNLYAVLKEEGGVLRAQLCEVMDKNVKVYFVDYGFSGVVGKAKVKRLDEQFLRLPFQISTCKLAGLSDFHTKSAVLKVLESKACSHILSAEVVERGEVPVVVLYNTSQAGHVNINAMCLQALQDTSLSNPLTVNSVYLNVAVTRVCPDGTLFCQVPCCGLSRLKCLSEKIESKVSKESTELRVTKPFQGKICLACFEGKWSRVEVTKTHSACMVDIRFVDLGHEASVKVTELREIPPVLLPEAIVIPFQALRCALEELTDQPAWTAECYLWLCHNVVNMADCSMKITKMAKNKPVHIYLYSSKGCHELRDSINHQLLNFARGDDIALQLKRSASRLASGDATPLPVAMENSALPLMLPLPNVGQTADVFVPVACHPGHFVVQLREDLSNLTTMMGEMVAHYKSVQSDEAVTVEKNLICAAMVEMGWYRVLIKGVLTQELVRVYELDYGSHHLVSSKHLRPLVDKFRQLPFQAIIAELADVKLPSWSEDVVMMFRHHVERRTLTALMKSVQDAPVPWERKITVHLRENSVDRGDFWVHNVMIDLVSELGKAE from the exons ATGGCAGAGCTGGTCTCTTATCAGCGTTCGTTTGAAAAACCTACATCTGCAAATCTGCCTGCATCACCGCTCAGGACTTATG GTCCCACACCACCTCGCGCTGTGCCTGTGGTTGAGGAACTGACGCCTACTCTGATGCAGCACAATCAGCAGCAGCTCAAGCAGCTCCTGTCAAAGTGCAGGAATGGAGTGTGGCTGTCCAAGATTCCTGAGCTTTACCTAAAAGCTTTTAAGGAGGACATGCATCCTGCTGCTGTGAAGGACTTGGTAAATTGGACGGACATCTGCTGT GTTGAGAAGCCTGGAACGAGTCAGATAGTGGATCGACTTGTGTACCCCGCCATAAACATGCCTGTAAAGCCAGTTTCTGTGGTCCCTCCACATCCACTCGGCATCAGCCCTCAAAAATCAACACCCGCCTCAACACAAACCAGTCCCATCCCTCCCATAACCAAGCCTTGTGCACCACAAACCAGTCCCATCCCTCCCCTAACCAAGCCTTGTGCACCACAAGCCAGGCCCTGCGCAACACAAACCAGTCCTATGGCTCCCCTAACCAAGTCTTGTGCACCACAAGCCAGTACCCGCCCAACACAAACCAGTCCCATCCCTCCCCTTACCAAGCCTCGTGCACCACAAGCCAGTACCCGCCCAACACAAACCAGTCCCATCCCTCCCCTTACCAAGCCTCGTGCACCACAAACCAGTCCTATGCCTCCCCAAACCAGGCCTCACACACCACCAACCAGTCCCATCCCTCCCCAAACCAGCACACCACAACCCAAGCCCTGTCCACCTCTAAGGAAACCCTTGACCCCTAGTCAAAAGGCTCCACCCCTGCCCACTCCTCCTCATAGCCCGGTGATCATAAGTGCAGATGACAAGCAGAAGCTGCGGGTTTTGCTAGAGAAACATAGTGGTGGATTGTGGGCTGACTCGCTACCTACACTCTTTCAG AAAACCTTTGAGAGTACACTACCATCACAAGTGATGGAAGACCTGTCTGTCCTGAGTGACTCCTGCGTCGTTGAGTACCCAACTCCCACTAAGGATAAGGCTATCCTGTACCCCATCGCTATAATGGAAGATGACACTCCCCAGACGCCTGTGGTCCTCCCCCACCAGCGCATTGCAACCCCACTGGcaccccctttgtcccctcctgatGAGGACAACTTGTCAGTGCTGGTTGTAGAGGCCCTCTCTACAAACAGTCTAGTGATCAG GTATGTTGGTCCTGGTTACTCTGAGGCtttggcagacatggaagactcCATGAAGAAGTTCTATGATGACAAGCTACAGAGTGGGGCTCCCTGTGTGCTCCTCCCCAAGAATCTGTATGCTGTGCTAAAAGAGGAAGGTGGGGTGCTGCGGGCCCAGTTGTGTGAGGTTATGGACAAGAATGTAAAG GTGTATTTTGTGGATTATGGATTCAGTGGTGTGGTGGGCAAAGCCAAAGTTAAACGACTCGATGAGCAGTTTCTCCGCCTCCCCTTCCAGATCTCCACCTGCAAGCTTGCTG GTCTGAGTGACTTCCATACAAAATCAGCTGTTCTGAAGGTCTTGGAGTCAAAGGCCTGTAGCCATATCCTCTCGGCTGAAGTGGTTGAGAGGGGTGAAGTTCCAGTGGTGGTTCTGTACAACACGTCTCAGGCAGGACACGTCAACATCAACGCCATGTGTCTGCAGGCTCTGCAGGACACTTCCCTGTCCAACCCTCTAACG GTGAATAGCGTTTACTTGAATGTGGCAGTGACACGAGTGTGCCCAGATGGAACGCTTTTTTGCCAGGTTCCTTGCTGTGGTCTTTCCAGACTTAAATGTCTTTCCGAGAAGATTGAGTCCAAGGTATCCAAG gAAAGCACAGAGTTGCGAGTCACAAAGCCGTTCCAGGGGAAGATCTGTCTGGCATGCTTTGAAGGAAAATGGTCTCGGGTGGAG GTTACCAAAACACACAGTGCATGTATGGTGGACATTCGGTTTGTCGATTTGGGTCATGAAGCCTCAGTGAAGGTGACAGAGCTTCGAGAGATCCCTCCTGTGCTCTTGCCCGAGGCCATCGTCATTCCCTTCCAG GCCTTGCGGTGTGCCTTGGAGGAGCTGACTGACCAGCCTGCATGGACTGCTGAATGCTACCTGTGGCTCTGCCATAATGTTGTCAACATGGCTGACTGTAGTATGAAG ATAACAAAGATGGCCAAAAACAAGCCTGTGCACATCTACTTGTATTCCTCCAAAGGCTGCCATGAGTTGCGTGACAGCATTAACCACCAGCTGCTGAACTTTGCCAGAGGCGACGATATCGCCCTGCAGTTAAAGCGCTCTGCCAGCCGACTGGCTTCTGGAGATGCTACACCTCTCCCTGTTGCCATGGAGAACTCCGCCTTACCCCTGATGCTACCCCTCCCAAACGTGGGCCAGACAGCTGATGTTTTTGTGCCCGTGGCCTGCCACCCTGGACACTTTGTGGTCCAGCTGCGTGAGGACCTCTCCAATTTGACCACAATGATGGGCGAGATGGTTGCGCACTACAAAAGTGTTCAGTCTGATGAGGCAGTCACTGTGGAGAAGAACCTGATATGTGCTGCCATGGTGGAAATGGG CTGGTACCGTGTGCTAATCAAGGGTGTGCTAACCCAAGAACTGGTTCGTGTCTATGAGCTGGATTATGGAAGCCACCACCTGGTGTCCAGCAAACATCTCCGACCTCTCGTTGACAAGTTCAGACAGCTTCCTTTCCAGGCCATCATTGCTGAGCTGGCAG ATGTGAAGCTGCCCTCGTGGTCCGAGGATGTAGTCATGATGTTCCGTCACCACGTGGAGAGGAGGACACTGACTGCGCTGATGAAGTCAGTACAAGATGCTCCTGTGCCATGGGAGAGGAAGATAACCGTCCACCTGAGGGAGAACTCGGTGGACCGAGGAGATTTTTGGGTGCACAATGTTATGATCGACCTTGTCAGTGAGCTCGGCAAAGCAGAATGA